A genomic region of Bactrocera dorsalis isolate Fly_Bdor chromosome 3, ASM2337382v1, whole genome shotgun sequence contains the following coding sequences:
- the LOC105222847 gene encoding alkylated DNA repair protein alkB homolog 8, protein MTKDYSSRKLERKQRRCEAIIHTDVGIESSEKPTCFLAILNAGLSTGLTEESVLSNAIQYAPVQQVIMLPNKSYCFLKCDNVNNAERIYNHMHGRAGLEQRGGVVYLSYFKSLPICKEENIWTKPLPEGLVLLPDFLTESEENMLLKAINIEDVEQSDLKHRRVKHFGYQFIYGENNVDPTKPLNEKIPNECDILWPLLKTEMTKLGLPTWDWDVPDQLTVNIYEPGQGIPPHVDTHSAFLDPIFSLSLFGDVVMDFRRGSDRQPLKLLRRSMLVMSGASRYDWTHGITPRTLDVVPSETGLTVMPRQKRISLTFRRLRRGPCDCTFPTLCDSRINAQSNLCPVITDVIAAQLEEKNVHSVYDCIAPHFSETRHTPWPRVAEFLRSFQTGSVLLDIGCGNGKYLQCNNNALTIGCDRSSGLINACLERAKIISETSTNLPNAFRCDCLHVPVRSQAVDGCISIAVIHHLATAERRLAAIREMARLLRPGGRALIYVWAKDQRANDNKKSAYLLQNKALNKNKTTVEQQRQCAAAEVQQQQTEQFEPLIPGAPQLPVHTNRTDFMQQDVLVPWKLKGASVANKDANNSAPSSTYLRYYHVFESGELEAMLAQVPDVELVQSYYDQGNHCVIFERRQK, encoded by the coding sequence ATGACGAAGGATTACAGTTCTCGTAAATTAGAGCGTAAACAGCGACGGTGTGAGGCCATAATCCACACTGACGTTGGGATTGAAAGTAGTGAGAAGCCTACATGCTTTCTTGCTATCTTGAATGCCGGTCTTTCTACAGGTCTAACAGAAGAATCCGTTTTATCTAATGCAATCCAATATGCACCAGTGCAACAAGTAATCATGTTGCCAAACAAATCTTATTGCTTTTTGAAATGCGACAATGTGAACAATGCGGAGCGCATTTATAACCATATGCACGGACGCGCAGGGTTAGAGCAACGTGGTGGTGTGGTTTATTTgtcatattttaaaagtttacctatctgcaaagaagaaaatatttggaCTAAACCGCTCCCAGAAGGGCTCGTACTATTGCCAGATTTTTTGACAGAATCTGAAGAAAATATGTTATTGAAAGCAATTAATATAGAAGACGTCGAACAAAGTGATTTAAAACATAGACGTGTAAAACATTTTGGTTACCAATTTATATATGGAGAAAATAATGTTGATCCAACAAAACCGTTAAACGAAAAAATACCAAACGAGTGTGATATACTCTGGCCGCTTCTAAAAACTGAAATGACTAAGCTGGGTCTACCAACATGGGATTGGGATGTACCGGATCAATTAACAGTTAACATTTATGAACCTGGGCAGGGTATACCTCCACATGTAGATACGCATAGCGCCTTTCTCGACCCTATTTTTTCATTGTCACTGTTTGGTGATGTAGTTATGGACTTCCGCCGTGGCTCTGATCGACAGCCACTCAAATTGTTACGTCGTTCAATGCTGGTAATGTCGGGAGCATCGCGTTATGACTGGACACATGGTATTACTCCGCGTACACTTGATGTTGTGCCCTCAGAGACTGGTTTGACTGTGATGCCGCGTCAAAAACGTATTTCATTAACTTTCCGCCGTTTGCGACGAGGACCGTGTGACTGTACATTTCCGACACTTTGTGATTCGCGCATAAATGCACAAAGTAATTTATGTCCTGTCATAACCGATGTGATAGCTGCACAATTAGAGGAAAAGAACGTGCACAGCGTTTATGATTGTATTGCGCCACACTTCAGTGAAACTCGTCACACACCTTGGCCACGCGTTGCGGAATTTCTGCGTAGCTTTCAAACTGGATCAGTGTTACTCGATATTGGTTGTGGCAATGGAAAATATCTTCAATGTAATAATAATGCTTTAACAATTGGTTGCGATCGCAGTAGTGGACTTATTAACGCGTGCTTAGAGCGTGCAAAAATCATTAGCGAGACCAGTACAAATTTGCCAAATGCTTTTCGATGCGATTGCTTACACGTACCAGTCCGCAGTCAAGCCGTGGATGGTTGCATTAGCATTGCGGTTATTCATCATTTAGCGACCGCTGAGCGGCGTTTGGCTGCGATACGGGAAATGGCAAGGCTGTTGCGTCCAGGTGGACGTGCGCTTATCTATGTTTGGGCGAAGGACCAACGCGCCAATGATAATAAGAAATCGGCATACTTACTGCAAAACAaagctttaaataaaaacaagacaACCGTTGAGCAGCAGCGACAATGTGCAGCAGCGGAGGTGCAACAGCAGCAAACAGAACAATTTGAACCTTTAATACCCGGTGCTCCGCAACTGCCTGTACACACAAATCGCACCGACTTCATGCAACAAGATGTACTGGTGCCGTGGAAATTGAAGGGCGCTTCAGTTGCGAACAAAGATGCTAATAACTCTGCACCCTCAAGTACCTACTTGCGATACTACCATGTATTCGAGTCCGGTGAGCTGGAGGCAATGTTAGCGCAAGTGCCAGATGTAGAGTTAGTGCAAAGCTACTATGATCAAGGCAATCATTGTGTGATTTTCGAGCGCCGccagaaatga